GCTAACGATATCTGTCTGGAATTACAAAAATATGATGAGGCACTATTTAAAAAACCAAGATGGATCGCATTAAATAAAATGGACTTAATTCCTCATGAGGAACAAGGAGCATGCATTGCGGAGATATCCGCCGCCCTTAAAAAAGGACTCGCAAATAGCGAGCAGATTTTCCCTATCTCATCGCTGTCCGCGGAAGGCACTCCAGCACTCATGAATAGCATTATGGAATACATGAGTAAATTAGAAGAATACAAAAAATCCTAATAACTGGGTCCTGACGAGAGATGAACGCTAAGGCGCATCACATGAAACGAATCGTCGTTAAGATTGGCAGTAGCCTGATTACGGCTAATGGCCAAGGGCTAGACTTGTCCGCCCTCAAAGAGTGGACGCGACAAGTTGCACAGATCAAAAAAGAGGGGTCTGAAATCATTCTTGTTTCTAGTGGAGCCGTCGCCGAAGGGATGCTCCGTTTAGGCTGGAAAGTGCGCCCTACCATGATTCATGATCTTCAAGCCGCAGCCGCAGTCGGGCAGATGGGCTTAATCAGGGCCTATGAAGACGCCTTTCAGGTCTTGGGTTTACACACCGCTCAAATTTTACTCACTCATGATGATCTAGCGAACAGAACACGATACTTAAATGCTCGATCCACACTTCGCACATTGGTCGACCTGGGCATTGTGCCTATTGTGAACGAGAACGACTCAATCGCAACAGAAGAAATTAAGTTTGGCGATAATGACACTTTAGCCGCACTTGTCGCGAACTTGGTTGAGGCAGATACGCTCATTATTCTTACCGATCAAGATGGACTCTTTACTGGCGACCCAAGAACGTCTCAGGATGTTAAAAAAATTGATGTTGCCGAAGCAGGCGATCCCTCACTAGAACAAATGGCGACAGGTAATGGCTCCAACTTAGGTAGCGGCGGAATGCTCACGAAATTGCGTGCGGCAAAACGAGCTGCCCGTAGCGGAACGCATACCGTAATAGCCAACGGGAAAGAGGTGGATGTCTTATTACGCATACTGTCTGGTGAAAACATTGGGAGCAGGCTAAACGCTTCCAAACCTGTGATGACAGCCAGAAAACAATGGCTGAGCAATCATTTACAAGTTCGTGGCTCACTCACTCTTGATGAAGGTGCAATACGCGCCATAACCATAAATCATAAAAGTTTGTTACCAATAGGTGTGACAGCCATTAAAGGACACTTCGACCGAGGAGATGTTGTCGCCTGCACTAACGCATCGGGACAGATCATTGCGTACGGGCTCATCAACTACAACTTCACAGAAATTAACAGTATTAAGGGGTTGCCGTCAGAAAAAATAGCAGATGTACTAGGCTACGTGGATGATCTCGAACTCATAAACAGAGATAATCTGGCGCTTGACGAATAGACGTTCGACTCGTCACCTATAATCATTGCCTCAATCGGCCGGCTTTCAAGCGCATTTTTCCTTTCCTGAAGTATGCCTGCAATTGCCGCTCATTTGGGATATTAATGCCATCGCTACAAATATAGTATTTCAACAAATCACCCCGGTAACTATTGGCAGTTTGGTATTGTGCTGCGCGCCATTGGGGATTTTTAACAGGCATCCATGCCTCATCAAATCCAAAACTCGATGCATACAATTTGTATTCACCGGTTTCACAGCGAAACCCCTCATAGGTAATATTCTCACTGCCTTTGGGAGAGACCGCACGTAAAACTATACTTACTACCCCATCCTCCCCAAGCCGGATTGAAGAGATGTCAACAAAAAATTGAAAGCTAGACTGGCTTGTGGTCTGGAATTGACTAAACCTGGTTTTTTGAGGCAGTAGTGGCAAATCAACATCCAACTCATTCCAAACTCGTGGTTTCTCGTATTTGTTTAACGTATTTATAGCTCCGTCCCGATTAAGGCTTCGTCCTGATGAATCGGTCTGAGCATGTGCTTCAAGGTGCATAGTGGATCCGAACGCGGCACAAACCAAGAACAAGGTCAAGCCTACGAGGCTCCGGACTCGCAAACTCAATATCTCTAAAAAAAGGTGCATATCAACTTTCTTAAAAACACATCTAACTTTAAGAATATATGTACTGACGGGTCTGTGGATGGGAAACCTTACCTGAAGCAGAGGCTTTTGTGCCTAATATCTGCAAAATAAAAGCCATCCGCGATCAAAGGCATAAGCAGTTCCAGCCATATAAATTCCCCAATTCGGTAACGCCCTTCTCAAATTAGAGCTGTGGTGTAACTTTTAAAGTCGTTCTCAGCTATCCGCTACCAGATCGCTTACCAAAGAGTCGCGAAAGCTTTCAGGCACCTCTTCAATGTCTACCTTGTAGTTGGGATGATCTATTCCAATACGCAGCGAGGAGCCATGAAGAAGCGACTTCTTCATATCACTCGAGAGCTCAAATCGAAGAAAATGTACCGCAGAGGTTTTCTCAGCATTTTCCCGGTTTAAGTCTTCATCCGCAAAAGGGAAAACCTTATCAAACCCAGGAACCTGCACCCAAACACGATCTTCAAGATCAATGAGCTTCGACAGGGCGATTTTTCTTTCATCCTCATTAGGGTACTCAATTAACAGCGTTGCCTTCCAGTTACTTCCATCTGGAACTAGAGGCAGATAAGCGTGTAATTCCTCATGGATGGCTTCTTCTTCAAAAATGCGCTCTACCCGAAGCATTTCCTGAACTTGATATTGCACGGTTAAAGCATTCTCAAACAACAGAGTCACATGCTCACCTAAATGGACCTTCCTAGTTTTTTTATGCTCCATAACTTCGGTACGAAACGAGGATCTACGCTTGGCATATTCTTCTAGCGACATCAAGCTTGCTCTATTCAACATTTTTTTCTCTCCAATTCTTATAAACCATAAGCAATACGCAATAACGTAATGGGGTGACGTTTTTTGACGTCACTCACATCGTGCTTCTCTTCTATACCTTGTACGATATGCGTCGCAGCAATAGCACAATCCGAGCTGATGTAATGCGGAGTTTTCTCAATCATCTGATGGAAAACTGGCCGACCAATTTTCATCGAATCGGCGAAGTATTCCTTCTTAACGCCCCATGTGCCGTCATGTCCGGAGCACCGCTCCACCGTATTCACGGTGGTACCTGGAACCCGTTCCAACATTTCTTTTGTCTTTAGCCCAATATTTTGCACGCGCAAATGACAGGGTACGTGATACGAAACTTGCCCCAAAGATTCTTTAAAGTCGGTATTGAGAAGGCCATCACGATCACGCATCACAAAATATTCAAATGGATCGAACATAGCCTTCGCTACCAACTGCACATCCTCATCATCGGCGAAAAGAAGTGGTAATTCCTGCTTAAACATTAAAGTGCATGATGGCACAGCGGTCATGAGTGCATAGCCCTGCCGGGCGTACTTAACCATTTGAGGGATATTTTTTTCTTTTAATTTTTTAACTGCTTCGAGGTCACCCAGCTCTAACTTAGGCATCCCGCAACAAGCCTCTTTTTGAACCGCGACAGCCAAAATTTGATTATGGTCGAGCACCTTAAATAGGTCGTCACCAATATTCGGTTCGTTGTAGTTCACGTAACACGTAACGAACACGGCCACCCTTCCAGGAGTTCTCTGACCTTCTTGAGACGAGACTGTACCCGCTTTGGGTAAGTGGGATCTAAAGGTTTTACCCGCGTATTTTGGTAACTTGCGATCCTTGTGAATACCAAGCGTTTTGTCCATTATCGAGCGCGTCACCTTGTTCGTGTTAACAGCATTAATCGTCTGAACAACCACAGGAATGGACGAGAGTTTTCCCAGTACATCCGTATTGGACAATAATTTATCCCTAAACTTTGTCTGACCGTTTTTGAATTTTTGTGCCTTCGCACGCAACATTAAATGGGGGAAATCAACATTCCATTCGTGCGGTGGCACATACGGACATTTACTCATGTAACACATGTCGCACAAATAGCACTTATCAACTACTTTTGAATAATCCTCTTTAGCAACACCGTCCACCTCCATCGTGGAGCTTTCATCAATTAAATCGAAGAGCGTTGGGAAAGTCGTGCATAAATTGACGCAACGCCGACACCCATGACAAATATCAAATACACGCTCCATCTCTTCATAAAGCGGCTCTTCCTTGTAGAACTCCTCATCCTCCCAGTTCAGAGGGTGACGCGTTGGTGCTTCTAGACTACCTTCTCGCATAAAACATCTACCGTAAAATACTCGTCCAACAAAAAAGCGTGAGCAAGAGTTATCTAATGCTCACGCTTACTACTACTCAATTAAACTGATCAGCTAAGAATTAATCTTCTAGTGCATCAAGAGCTTTTTGGAATCGGTTCGCATGGGATCGCTCTGCTTTAGCGAGCGTCTCAAACCAATCTGCGATTTCATCAAAACCCTCATCGCGAGCAGTTTTTGCCATACCAGGATACATATCCGTGTACTCATGTGTCTCGCCAGCTACGGAAGCGGTCAGATTGTCTCTTGTGCCACCAATCGGTAAGCCGGTAGCCGGATCACCAACCTGCTCCAAATATTCAAGATGCCCATGAGCATGCCCAGTCTCACCTTCAGCAGTAGAGCGGAATACTGCCGCTACGTCGTTTTGACCCTCAACGTCCGCCTTGTTCGCAAAATACAAATATCTTCGGTTTGCTTGAGACTCGCCTGCAAACGCATCTTTGAGACTTTTTTCAGTCTTTGATCCTTTTAAACCAGCCATTTATAAGCTCCCTTTCGTTTTTCATTTACCAATGATTATTACCTTCCAGCGCTTTTCGTGCCGCGAAAACAACTAATCTTTGATATGTGGACTATCAAACTTTAGACAAGTTCTAAATTTTTGATCTAGGTAGTGTATTTTTTCAGGCTCTTTCTGTCAATTTATACTCTGCAGAAAATTCAGCAAATCGTTCTCATGATTATCATTAGCTTAAAACCGTCAGAGGCAATAAGAAATGAGCTATATGCTGTGTTTATTTTCAAGCTTTTTTGTTCTCAGACCTTTTGGGGCGAAAATACGAATCGTTGAGAAAAAATTCTAATTTCTCATTGTCTTCCCAACAACCAGGCAATCCAAGCATCGGTAATGGTGAAAAGTTGCGCCCAGAACCAAACAATTCCAGATTCGGAATTATTTGAGATAACTCAGCGTCGATGGCTGCTGTCGAAAGCACTGAGCAAGTCGCAGCCTCACCCTTTGGGTCCTCGATTATCAAGGCCTTACCCGTCATCCCTACATATGGATTCATCGATTTTTCCAGTAAGGCATGTCCAAAAATTCTGAACGACATATCTTGCATCACCTCACCGCGAGATTCATAAAAAATATCAACCCACTTAAGCTCTTTCAGCAACCGGGTCAAACCGGGGTTTCTGGACACAACGATCACCCCGTCTTCATCAAAAATCGTAAGCGCGTCCCCTTGAGGTGATCGCCCTCTCGCCGCATCATGCTGGAGGACCGCGAAATGTCGCGCATTAAGTGCCGCCT
The DNA window shown above is from Pseudomonadota bacterium and carries:
- the proB gene encoding glutamate 5-kinase; amino-acid sequence: MKRIVVKIGSSLITANGQGLDLSALKEWTRQVAQIKKEGSEIILVSSGAVAEGMLRLGWKVRPTMIHDLQAAAAVGQMGLIRAYEDAFQVLGLHTAQILLTHDDLANRTRYLNARSTLRTLVDLGIVPIVNENDSIATEEIKFGDNDTLAALVANLVEADTLIILTDQDGLFTGDPRTSQDVKKIDVAEAGDPSLEQMATGNGSNLGSGGMLTKLRAAKRAARSGTHTVIANGKEVDVLLRILSGENIGSRLNASKPVMTARKQWLSNHLQVRGSLTLDEGAIRAITINHKSLLPIGVTAIKGHFDRGDVVACTNASGQIIAYGLINYNFTEINSIKGLPSEKIADVLGYVDDLELINRDNLALDE
- a CDS encoding DUF3501 family protein: MLNRASLMSLEEYAKRRSSFRTEVMEHKKTRKVHLGEHVTLLFENALTVQYQVQEMLRVERIFEEEAIHEELHAYLPLVPDGSNWKATLLIEYPNEDERKIALSKLIDLEDRVWVQVPGFDKVFPFADEDLNRENAEKTSAVHFLRFELSSDMKKSLLHGSSLRIGIDHPNYKVDIEEVPESFRDSLVSDLVADS
- a CDS encoding heterodisulfide reductase-related iron-sulfur binding cluster, translating into MREGSLEAPTRHPLNWEDEEFYKEEPLYEEMERVFDICHGCRRCVNLCTTFPTLFDLIDESSTMEVDGVAKEDYSKVVDKCYLCDMCYMSKCPYVPPHEWNVDFPHLMLRAKAQKFKNGQTKFRDKLLSNTDVLGKLSSIPVVVQTINAVNTNKVTRSIMDKTLGIHKDRKLPKYAGKTFRSHLPKAGTVSSQEGQRTPGRVAVFVTCYVNYNEPNIGDDLFKVLDHNQILAVAVQKEACCGMPKLELGDLEAVKKLKEKNIPQMVKYARQGYALMTAVPSCTLMFKQELPLLFADDEDVQLVAKAMFDPFEYFVMRDRDGLLNTDFKESLGQVSYHVPCHLRVQNIGLKTKEMLERVPGTTVNTVERCSGHDGTWGVKKEYFADSMKIGRPVFHQMIEKTPHYISSDCAIAATHIVQGIEEKHDVSDVKKRHPITLLRIAYGL
- a CDS encoding rubrerythrin family protein, which codes for MAGLKGSKTEKSLKDAFAGESQANRRYLYFANKADVEGQNDVAAVFRSTAEGETGHAHGHLEYLEQVGDPATGLPIGGTRDNLTASVAGETHEYTDMYPGMAKTARDEGFDEIADWFETLAKAERSHANRFQKALDALED
- a CDS encoding DUF3025 domain-containing protein, coding for MDYPEGRKKLLEGKFCEDIKVYLLSLNASNWPTCEELNRLVTQQSEAILNLNGTEIQFVPQLKRPKIFEAGFEQRTFLTGEVQVRSQNWHDLLNALVWFLFPKSKAALNARHFAVLQHDAARGRSPQGDALTIFDEDGVIVVSRNPGLTRLLKELKWVDIFYESRGEVMQDMSFRIFGHALLEKSMNPYVGMTGKALIIEDPKGEAATCSVLSTAAIDAELSQIIPNLELFGSGRNFSPLPMLGLPGCWEDNEKLEFFLNDSYFRPKRSENKKA